The Desulfohalovibrio reitneri genome contains a region encoding:
- a CDS encoding ATP-binding protein, with protein sequence MFASVYPSGVSRRLVFRTLVFGVLIFLMVTGGRMLLAYRQAVEEVRQDLEQIGETRLDAVAEAVWLANDPLLRAQVEGLLHMPYVSSAVVREQGEVVLELGSTPQGESLSRTFRLVVRVEGTPRDLGSLAVTADLGGVRQAMLNRTRASLLADFLAVAVIAGFVLLLFQYLVNRHLAEVAGYLRQSDLGGTTSPLLLNRPPNPPDMRDELDELVDALNDASARLRESRRRLRRELEGRRRAEAELKAARDELERRVESRTAELTLAVRELGQSQELLQTILDNSPALLFMRDLRGRYVFVNSRLEEYFGFSSAQAEGKLPRDVLPGELAETAEAAHNEAVRTGRQQTVEAPFELHSRKRLLLLSYFPIKDERGRVTSVCGIGQDITDRAEMERLAIRAKEDAEAASRAKSEFLANMSHEIRTPLNGVLGMLELLDTDELSREQREYVRTARFSARSLLTIIGDILDFSKIEAGRLEIESSPFSPAEVARKTAATFEPRIEAKGLDLRVEIDPGAEGVARGDAGRLRQVLFNLLGNAVKFTERGEVRLAVSSLPSAPDGGRRLLFEVSDTGIGIREEKLGRIFEPFTQAEGSMSRRFEGTGLGLGIVKRLVQLMGGSVSVDSEVGKGTSVYFSLTLDRYSGTAPGASKAREGVEPSGLTLLLAEDNPINRLAVSRQLEQRGHTALTASNGLEALDVLRGGERVDAVFLDIQMPELDGLETARRIRSSGEPWADVPLIALTAHAMNEDRDQALGAGMDGYLAKPVDTDEMQAELARVLSGESG encoded by the coding sequence ATGTTCGCGAGCGTCTATCCCTCCGGCGTCAGCCGCCGCCTCGTTTTCCGCACGCTGGTTTTCGGGGTGCTCATCTTCCTCATGGTCACGGGCGGGCGCATGCTGCTGGCCTACAGGCAAGCTGTGGAAGAAGTGCGCCAGGACCTGGAACAGATAGGCGAAACGCGGTTGGACGCCGTGGCCGAAGCGGTCTGGCTGGCCAACGACCCCCTCTTGCGCGCACAGGTCGAGGGATTGCTGCACATGCCCTACGTTTCCTCGGCGGTGGTGCGCGAGCAGGGGGAGGTGGTGCTGGAACTGGGTTCCACGCCTCAAGGCGAGTCACTCTCCAGGACATTCCGCTTGGTGGTGCGCGTGGAGGGAACCCCCCGCGATCTGGGTTCCCTGGCCGTGACCGCGGATCTCGGCGGGGTGCGTCAGGCCATGCTGAACCGAACCAGGGCCAGCCTGCTGGCTGATTTCCTGGCCGTGGCGGTTATCGCCGGGTTCGTGCTGCTGCTCTTTCAGTACCTGGTCAACCGCCACCTGGCCGAAGTGGCGGGCTACCTGCGCCAGTCCGACCTTGGCGGGACCACCTCGCCCCTGCTGCTCAACAGGCCGCCCAACCCGCCGGACATGCGGGACGAGTTGGACGAGTTGGTGGACGCGCTCAACGACGCCTCTGCCAGGCTGCGCGAGTCCAGACGCAGGCTGCGGCGGGAGCTGGAGGGCAGGCGCAGGGCCGAGGCGGAACTGAAGGCGGCCCGCGACGAGCTGGAACGCAGGGTGGAGTCGCGCACCGCCGAGCTGACCCTGGCCGTGCGGGAGTTGGGCCAGAGCCAGGAGCTTTTGCAGACCATCCTGGACAACTCCCCGGCCCTGCTTTTCATGCGCGACCTGCGCGGCCGCTATGTGTTCGTCAACAGCCGCCTGGAGGAGTACTTCGGCTTTTCCTCGGCCCAGGCCGAGGGAAAACTGCCGCGCGACGTGCTGCCCGGGGAACTGGCGGAAACAGCCGAGGCGGCCCATAACGAGGCCGTGCGCACCGGGCGGCAGCAGACCGTGGAAGCGCCTTTCGAGCTGCACAGCCGCAAACGGCTTTTGCTGCTCAGCTACTTTCCCATCAAGGACGAACGTGGCCGCGTGACCTCGGTCTGCGGCATCGGCCAGGACATCACCGACCGCGCCGAGATGGAGCGCCTGGCCATCCGCGCCAAGGAGGACGCCGAGGCGGCCTCGCGCGCCAAGAGCGAGTTTCTGGCCAACATGAGCCACGAAATCCGCACCCCGCTCAACGGGGTGCTGGGCATGCTGGAGCTGCTGGACACGGACGAGCTGAGCCGGGAGCAGCGGGAATACGTCCGCACGGCCCGGTTCTCCGCCCGCTCCCTGCTGACCATCATCGGCGACATCCTGGACTTTTCCAAGATCGAGGCGGGCAGGCTGGAAATCGAGAGCTCCCCCTTCTCGCCCGCGGAGGTGGCCCGCAAGACAGCGGCCACCTTCGAGCCCCGCATCGAAGCCAAAGGACTGGACCTGCGGGTGGAGATCGACCCCGGTGCCGAGGGAGTGGCCCGGGGCGACGCCGGGCGGCTGCGGCAGGTCCTCTTCAACCTGCTGGGCAACGCGGTCAAGTTCACCGAGCGGGGCGAGGTGCGCCTGGCGGTCTCCTCGCTGCCCTCCGCCCCGGATGGCGGGCGGCGGCTGCTCTTCGAGGTCAGCGACACCGGCATCGGCATCAGGGAGGAGAAGCTGGGGCGCATCTTCGAGCCGTTCACCCAGGCCGAGGGCTCCATGAGCCGCCGTTTCGAGGGCACGGGGCTGGGCCTGGGCATCGTCAAGCGGCTGGTGCAGCTCATGGGCGGCAGCGTGTCCGTGGACAGCGAGGTGGGCAAGGGCACGTCGGTCTACTTCAGCCTTACCCTGGACCGCTACAGCGGGACCGCCCCCGGGGCGAGCAAAGCCAGGGAGGGCGTCGAGCCGTCCGGGCTGACCCTGCTGCTGGCCGAGGACAACCCCATCAACCGCCTGGCGGTCTCCCGCCAGCTGGAGCAGCGGGGCCACACCGCGCTCACGGCCTCCAACGGCCTGGAAGCGCTGGACGTCCTGCGCGGCGGGGAGCGGGTGGACGCGGTCTTTCTGGACATCCAGATGCCTGAACTGGACGGCCTGGAGACGGCCCGCCGCATCCGCTCCTCCGGCGAACCCTGGGCGGACGTGCCGCTCATCGCCCTGACCGCCCACGCCATGAACGAGGATCGCGACCAAGCCCTGGGCGCGGGCATGGACGGCTACCTGGCCAAACCCGTGGACACGGACGAGATGCAGGCGGAACTGGCGCGGGTGCTGAGCGGGGAAAGCGGCTGA
- a CDS encoding HD-GYP domain-containing protein — translation MTPNPNDPLGGEATGRDFFAVSPLMLFPETQPEFRVYLKQEGRYVLFTSESDRFDEPTRQSLFNLGIQRVYVPQEQRRRYARYLQDNLGRILGDPEIALEERASTFVSASNDILREVFSKRLPERVSKVLFSRVQKLVEDSIGFLGREESLKSIARLISRDYQSFTHSVNVYAFAASVLHTYGLDHDKMVEAGVGALMHDVGKAKLPQRILDNQGAPMTPEDEQTFRTHPIHGVSLCSNLPLTQESTNIILFHHERHDGQGYPGGMAGNAIPLPVRVVSVCDVYDNLTTSRPQAKARTPFMALKHMREDMQGAFDIDVFKRMVLVLSGADIVQE, via the coding sequence ATGACGCCCAACCCCAATGATCCCCTGGGCGGCGAGGCCACCGGTCGCGACTTCTTCGCCGTCTCCCCGCTGATGCTCTTCCCCGAGACCCAGCCGGAATTCCGCGTCTACCTCAAGCAGGAAGGCCGCTACGTCCTCTTCACCTCGGAATCAGACCGTTTCGACGAGCCCACCCGCCAAAGCCTCTTCAACCTGGGCATCCAACGGGTCTACGTGCCCCAGGAACAGCGCCGCCGCTACGCCCGTTACCTGCAGGACAACCTGGGCCGCATCCTGGGCGACCCGGAAATAGCCCTGGAGGAACGCGCCTCCACCTTCGTCAGCGCCTCCAACGACATCCTGCGCGAGGTGTTCTCCAAGCGGCTGCCCGAACGCGTCTCCAAAGTCCTCTTCAGCCGCGTGCAGAAACTCGTGGAGGACTCCATCGGCTTTTTGGGGCGCGAGGAATCCCTCAAGTCCATCGCCCGCCTCATCTCCCGCGACTACCAGTCCTTCACCCACTCGGTGAACGTCTACGCCTTCGCCGCCTCCGTGCTGCACACCTACGGACTGGACCACGACAAAATGGTCGAGGCCGGCGTGGGCGCGCTCATGCACGACGTGGGCAAGGCCAAACTCCCCCAGCGCATCCTGGACAACCAGGGCGCGCCCATGACCCCGGAGGACGAGCAGACCTTCCGCACCCACCCCATCCACGGGGTCTCCCTCTGCTCCAACCTGCCCCTCACCCAGGAATCCACCAACATCATCCTCTTCCACCACGAACGACACGACGGCCAGGGCTACCCCGGCGGCATGGCCGGCAACGCCATCCCCCTGCCTGTGCGCGTGGTCTCCGTCTGCGACGTCTACGACAACCTCACCACAAGCCGCCCCCAGGCCAAAGCGCGCACACCCTTCATGGCCCTCAAACACATGCGCGAAGACATGCAGGGCGCCTTCGACATCGACGTATTCAAACGCATGGTTCTCGTTCTCTCCGGCGCGGACATCGTGCAGGAATAG
- a CDS encoding Nif11-like leader peptide family natural product precursor, with protein sequence MRDAAAFIHDAYQDPGLRAGLARAVANGRHADWLAEQGYRFTSKELEQAMRDHPATTDPGDVPGDMAATLLALLRSCEKKGECPR encoded by the coding sequence ATGCGCGACGCCGCCGCCTTCATACACGACGCCTACCAAGACCCCGGCCTCCGCGCCGGACTGGCCAGGGCCGTGGCCAACGGACGGCACGCGGACTGGCTGGCCGAACAAGGCTACCGCTTCACCTCCAAGGAACTCGAGCAAGCCATGCGCGACCACCCCGCCACCACCGACCCCGGCGACGTGCCCGGCGACATGGCCGCCACCCTCCTGGCCCTGCTCCGCTCCTGCGAAAAAAAGGGCGAATGTCCCAGGTGA
- the thiL gene encoding thiamine-phosphate kinase — translation MALASENEFLAMVDDIFPAAHDHMELGRGDDCAVLRCPSRLCLTTDAFLEDVHFRRAYFTPEEAGRKALLVNVSDLAGMGAQPLGFSLDLLIPPGLPDDWWRRALEGMRDVAVEAGMALVGGDLSVAAQVGFCVTAWGGPWAERALARGQARPGDTLFAVGPLGLARAGLLALERMGREDAEADSPEAVCHHLSPPLLLQASRRLSAIPGVRGLMDVSDGLARDVPRFLAPETGALIDLSPDALHPEVRRAAAGAGDKAPLFAYLGGEDYALLGACAPAAREAAQSAGACILGVVTDSPGVILLNEEPAPVRGFDHFEED, via the coding sequence ATGGCCCTCGCCTCGGAAAACGAATTCCTGGCCATGGTGGACGACATCTTTCCCGCGGCCCACGACCACATGGAGCTGGGCCGGGGGGACGACTGCGCCGTGTTGCGCTGCCCCTCCCGCCTGTGCCTGACCACCGACGCCTTTCTGGAGGACGTGCATTTCCGCCGCGCCTACTTCACCCCGGAGGAGGCCGGACGCAAGGCCCTGCTGGTCAACGTCTCCGACTTGGCGGGCATGGGCGCGCAACCACTGGGCTTCTCCCTGGACCTGCTCATCCCCCCCGGCCTGCCGGACGACTGGTGGCGGCGCGCCCTCGAGGGCATGCGCGACGTGGCCGTGGAGGCGGGCATGGCCCTGGTGGGCGGCGACCTGTCCGTGGCCGCGCAGGTGGGCTTCTGCGTCACCGCCTGGGGCGGGCCGTGGGCCGAACGCGCTCTGGCGCGGGGGCAGGCTCGGCCGGGCGACACCCTCTTCGCCGTGGGCCCCCTGGGGCTGGCCCGGGCCGGACTACTGGCCCTGGAGCGCATGGGCCGCGAGGATGCGGAGGCCGACTCGCCCGAGGCGGTTTGCCATCATCTCTCCCCGCCGCTGTTGTTACAGGCCTCCCGCAGGCTCTCCGCCATCCCCGGTGTGCGCGGGCTGATGGACGTCTCCGACGGACTGGCCCGCGACGTGCCCCGCTTCCTGGCCCCGGAGACCGGGGCGCTCATCGACCTCTCACCGGATGCCCTTCACCCCGAAGTCCGCCGCGCCGCGGCCGGGGCCGGGGACAAGGCGCCCCTCTTCGCTTACCTGGGCGGGGAGGACTACGCCCTGCTCGGGGCCTGCGCCCCTGCGGCTCGGGAGGCCGCGCAATCCGCCGGGGCATGCATACTTGGGGTTGTCACGGACAGCCCAGGCGTTATCCTCTTGAACGAAGAACCAGCCCCGGTGCGGGGTTTCGACCATTTCGAGGAAGACTGA
- a CDS encoding sodium:solute symporter family protein, with the protein MTVKLLVILLYLGAVFYLGWRGWRETKQAADYLLAGRRMNPYIMSMSYAATFISTSAIIGFGGAAALFGFSLLWLTFLNVFAGVFIAMIFFGRRTRRMGLALDSHTFPELLGRRYKSRFIQGFSGAIVFLFIPLYAAAVLIGISRMIEVGLGVPYAWALVFFTVIIAVYTISGGLKAVMYTDAFQGTIMVAMMLILLFTTYSLLGGVGEAHQTLTDLAPLMPESLKKGGMISWTQGPAFGSPLWLVIYTTIVYGVGIGVLAQPQLALRFMTVSSDRDLARATLYGGLFIPLLTGVAFAVGALSNAIFHQKFGKISIAMAGGNIDKIIPTYIENIMPDWFSALFLMAMFAAAMSTLSSQYHAGGASLGRDVIEQAMGRGRKDSITGSRIGTVVAILMALIWAWVLPGSVIARATAFFFGLCAASFLPIYCLGLYWKGMTRAGAAASLVLGFCSSMFWLLFVHEKEAAAIGLSQALFGQATLVSSFAKGSWVWLLQFVDPNVVALPVSALAAVVVSLLTRKLDPDHVALCWRGLRAKSGEGL; encoded by the coding sequence GTGACGGTCAAGCTCCTGGTCATTTTGCTCTACCTGGGCGCGGTCTTCTACCTGGGCTGGCGCGGCTGGCGCGAGACCAAACAGGCCGCGGACTACCTGCTGGCCGGACGGCGCATGAACCCCTACATCATGTCCATGTCCTACGCCGCCACCTTCATCTCCACCTCGGCCATCATCGGCTTCGGCGGGGCGGCGGCGCTGTTCGGATTCTCCCTGCTCTGGCTGACGTTCCTCAACGTCTTCGCCGGGGTCTTCATCGCCATGATCTTCTTCGGCCGCCGCACCCGCCGCATGGGGCTGGCCCTGGACTCCCACACCTTCCCCGAGCTGCTGGGGCGGCGCTACAAGTCCAGGTTCATTCAGGGCTTCTCCGGGGCCATCGTCTTTCTCTTCATCCCCCTGTACGCGGCCGCCGTGCTCATCGGCATCAGCCGCATGATCGAGGTGGGCCTGGGCGTGCCCTACGCCTGGGCGCTGGTCTTTTTCACCGTGATCATCGCGGTGTACACCATCTCCGGCGGGCTGAAGGCGGTCATGTACACGGACGCCTTCCAGGGTACCATCATGGTGGCCATGATGCTCATCCTGCTGTTCACCACCTACTCCCTGCTGGGCGGGGTGGGCGAGGCGCACCAGACATTGACCGACCTGGCCCCGCTCATGCCCGAGTCCCTGAAAAAAGGAGGCATGATCTCCTGGACGCAGGGACCGGCCTTCGGCTCGCCGCTGTGGCTGGTCATCTACACCACCATCGTCTACGGCGTGGGCATCGGCGTGCTGGCCCAGCCGCAGCTGGCCCTGCGCTTCATGACCGTCTCCTCGGACCGCGACCTGGCACGGGCCACCCTCTACGGCGGCCTCTTCATCCCCCTGCTCACCGGCGTGGCCTTCGCCGTGGGCGCGCTGTCCAACGCCATCTTCCACCAGAAGTTCGGCAAGATATCCATCGCCATGGCCGGGGGGAACATCGACAAGATCATCCCCACCTACATCGAGAACATCATGCCGGACTGGTTCTCGGCGCTGTTCCTCATGGCCATGTTCGCCGCGGCCATGTCCACCCTCTCCAGCCAGTACCACGCGGGCGGCGCCTCCCTGGGCCGCGACGTCATCGAGCAGGCCATGGGGCGGGGGCGCAAGGACTCCATCACCGGATCGCGCATCGGCACGGTGGTGGCCATCCTCATGGCGCTCATCTGGGCCTGGGTGCTGCCCGGCTCGGTCATCGCGCGCGCCACGGCCTTCTTCTTCGGCCTCTGCGCGGCCTCCTTCCTGCCCATCTACTGCCTGGGCCTGTACTGGAAGGGCATGACCCGCGCGGGCGCCGCCGCTTCCCTGGTGCTGGGCTTCTGTTCCTCCATGTTCTGGCTTTTGTTCGTGCACGAAAAGGAGGCCGCGGCCATCGGCCTAAGCCAGGCGCTGTTCGGCCAGGCCACCCTGGTTTCCTCGTTCGCCAAGGGGTCGTGGGTGTGGCTCTTGCAGTTCGTGGACCCCAACGTGGTGGCCCTGCCGGTTTCGGCCCTGGCGGCGGTGGTGGTCAGCCTGCTGACGCGCAAGCTGGACCCGGACCACGTGGCTCTCTGCTGGCGGGGGTTGCGGGCGAAATCCGGGGAGGGATTATAA
- the tsaA gene encoding tRNA (N6-threonylcarbamoyladenosine(37)-N6)-methyltransferase TrmO, protein MRFEPVAHVRSILADRARAPKQGREGAPDAVLEFEEKYLPALDGLKTGDEVWLLCHFHQADRDTLSVHPRGDPANPRTGVFNTRSPDRPNPIGLHKVTIRAMDGARLAVGPLEAVDGTPVLDVKPVIPGESGPSGDGRHPEDLLARAGRLGWRRGLFAGFNGNLSLRPEDEPEVMVVTASGAAKRSLQPSDFARVRLSDGAHLSGPAPSTEARAHQAVYNRRQEARAIVHTHPPHLLALDLAEGMAGLRALPLFEADMFCCKLAECPAIPPGGEDLARAVARSAGELGEGMGAVFMGRHGLLAFGPDPLSALALSEELEALAKIRLLSRAGGA, encoded by the coding sequence ATGCGGTTCGAACCCGTGGCCCATGTTCGCTCCATACTGGCAGACCGCGCCAGGGCCCCCAAGCAGGGCCGCGAAGGCGCGCCCGACGCCGTCCTTGAGTTCGAGGAAAAGTATCTGCCCGCTCTTGACGGTCTCAAGACGGGCGACGAGGTCTGGCTGCTCTGCCATTTCCACCAGGCCGACCGCGACACCCTGTCCGTGCATCCGCGCGGCGACCCGGCCAACCCGCGCACCGGCGTCTTCAACACCCGCTCGCCCGACCGGCCCAACCCCATCGGCCTGCACAAGGTGACCATCCGCGCCATGGACGGCGCCCGCCTCGCCGTGGGCCCGCTGGAGGCCGTGGACGGCACCCCGGTGCTGGACGTCAAGCCGGTCATCCCGGGCGAGTCCGGCCCCTCCGGCGACGGCCGCCACCCCGAGGACCTGCTGGCCAGGGCCGGAAGGCTGGGCTGGCGGCGCGGCCTCTTCGCCGGGTTCAACGGCAACCTTTCCCTGCGGCCTGAGGACGAACCGGAGGTCATGGTGGTCACCGCCTCGGGCGCGGCCAAGCGCTCCCTGCAGCCCTCCGACTTCGCCCGCGTGCGCCTTTCCGACGGCGCGCACCTTTCCGGCCCCGCGCCCTCCACCGAGGCCAGGGCCCACCAGGCCGTGTACAACCGCCGCCAGGAAGCCCGGGCCATCGTCCACACCCATCCCCCGCACCTGCTGGCCCTGGACCTTGCCGAGGGGATGGCCGGGCTGCGCGCTCTGCCGCTCTTCGAGGCGGACATGTTCTGCTGCAAGCTGGCGGAATGCCCGGCAATCCCCCCCGGCGGCGAGGACCTGGCCCGGGCAGTGGCCCGCTCCGCCGGGGAGTTGGGCGAGGGAATGGGAGCGGTGTTCATGGGCCGCCACGGCCTGCTGGCTTTCGGACCGGACCCGCTCTCCGCCCTGGCCCTGTCCGAGGAGCTTGAGGCCCTGGCCAAGATCCGGCTGCTCAGCCGCGCGGGAGGCGCATGA
- a CDS encoding ABC transporter substrate-binding protein, producing the protein MPKRFLPLLLAVLLCSPAAAAEPILLGMSGAFTGPSRGLGIELYRGSMAYFNQLEASSGGLLGRPVRIKTLDDGYDPVPAMENTIDFIEGGEALALFNYVGTPTTTRVLPLLKHYSDRGILLFFPFSGAQPQREPPYAEYVFNLRDSYRRETSRLVDKFVELGRERIAVFYQADAYGRSGWDGVRRALDDHGLSMAAEATYRRGHPFQRSTADQVELIKAGNPEAIISVGSYEACAAFIRDARDAGLDAPIANLSFVGSENLLALLRSLGEDRYTRRLINTQVVPSYEDESLSAVREYRRAMDEFAPAPPEGAAKGYAPLRYSFVSFEGYLNAKTFAALVRRNGRVPDRKDMRCAAEGLRQFDLGVGAPVSFGPDDHQGLKRIYFTTVKDGVFVPVRDWTGWTQ; encoded by the coding sequence GTGCCGAAACGTTTCCTGCCGCTGCTGCTGGCCGTGTTGCTGTGTTCCCCGGCGGCCGCCGCCGAGCCCATCCTGCTGGGCATGTCCGGCGCCTTCACCGGCCCCTCCCGGGGGCTGGGCATCGAACTCTACAGGGGGTCCATGGCCTACTTCAACCAGCTGGAGGCTTCCTCCGGCGGGCTGCTGGGCCGCCCCGTCCGCATCAAAACCCTCGATGACGGCTACGACCCGGTCCCGGCCATGGAGAACACCATCGACTTCATCGAGGGCGGCGAGGCGCTGGCCCTCTTCAACTACGTGGGCACGCCCACCACCACACGCGTCCTGCCCCTGCTCAAGCACTACAGCGACCGCGGCATCCTTCTCTTCTTCCCCTTCTCCGGGGCCCAGCCCCAGCGCGAGCCGCCATACGCGGAATACGTTTTCAACCTGCGCGACTCCTACCGGCGGGAGACCTCCCGCCTGGTGGACAAGTTCGTGGAGTTGGGCCGGGAGCGTATCGCCGTGTTCTACCAAGCGGACGCCTACGGCCGCAGCGGCTGGGACGGAGTGCGGCGGGCCCTGGACGACCACGGCCTGTCCATGGCCGCCGAGGCCACGTACCGGCGCGGACATCCCTTCCAGCGCTCCACCGCCGACCAGGTGGAACTCATCAAGGCTGGGAACCCCGAAGCGATTATCTCCGTGGGCTCCTACGAAGCCTGCGCCGCCTTCATCCGCGACGCCCGCGACGCGGGACTGGACGCGCCCATCGCCAACCTCAGCTTCGTGGGCAGCGAGAACCTGCTGGCGCTGCTGCGGAGCCTTGGCGAGGACCGCTACACCCGCCGCCTCATCAACACCCAGGTGGTGCCCAGCTACGAGGACGAGAGCCTGAGCGCGGTGCGGGAATACCGCCGCGCCATGGACGAGTTCGCGCCCGCCCCGCCGGAAGGGGCGGCCAAGGGGTACGCCCCCCTGCGCTACAGCTTCGTCAGCTTCGAGGGCTACCTCAACGCCAAAACCTTCGCGGCCCTGGTCCGCCGCAACGGCCGAGTGCCGGACAGGAAGGACATGCGGTGCGCGGCGGAGGGTCTGCGCCAGTTCGACCTGGGCGTGGGCGCGCCGGTCTCCTTCGGCCCGGACGACCACCAGGGCCTCAAGCGCATCTACTTCACCACCGTCAAGGACGGCGTTTTCGTGCCGGTGCGCGACTGGACCGGGTGGACCCAATGA
- a CDS encoding substrate-binding periplasmic protein, whose translation MVNRIAVLCLALWLASFSGTADADTPPHDPGASEFVINSSYSPPFSTPDGEGYFDKVVREAFRRAGLRAKTRMMPAERSLRDAASGMADGDVGRMFEVAGMYPQLVLVSEPVLPTRRFVAFASHAGAAMDPPGWQGLGPWRVGYVNGWKIFEKRAHLAREAVAVDNLEQLFTMLGKGRIDLALCAETDGLLTARRLGLSVRVLRPPLAEMPMYLLLNKAHAGTVERLEQVLRFMRLDGTLKRFREETLPTGP comes from the coding sequence ATGGTCAACCGGATTGCGGTCCTGTGCCTGGCGCTTTGGCTGGCGTCGTTTTCGGGCACCGCGGACGCGGACACGCCGCCCCACGATCCGGGCGCGAGCGAGTTCGTCATCAATTCCAGTTATTCACCCCCTTTCTCCACCCCGGACGGCGAAGGCTACTTCGACAAAGTGGTGCGGGAGGCCTTCCGGCGGGCGGGTCTGCGGGCCAAGACCCGCATGATGCCCGCCGAGCGCAGCTTGCGCGATGCGGCTTCCGGCATGGCCGACGGGGATGTGGGCCGGATGTTCGAAGTGGCCGGGATGTATCCCCAGCTCGTACTGGTGAGCGAGCCGGTTCTGCCCACGCGGCGCTTTGTGGCCTTCGCGAGCCATGCGGGCGCGGCGATGGATCCGCCGGGTTGGCAGGGGTTGGGGCCCTGGCGGGTGGGCTACGTCAACGGCTGGAAAATTTTCGAGAAAAGGGCGCACTTGGCTCGCGAGGCGGTGGCTGTGGACAACCTGGAGCAGCTCTTCACCATGCTGGGCAAGGGCCGCATCGACCTGGCCCTGTGCGCCGAGACCGACGGGCTGCTGACCGCGCGGCGGCTGGGGCTTTCCGTGCGGGTGCTGCGGCCCCCTCTGGCGGAGATGCCCATGTACCTGTTGCTCAACAAGGCCCACGCGGGCACCGTGGAACGGCTGGAGCAGGTGCTTCGCTTCATGCGGCTTGACGGCACGTTGAAGCGATTCAGAGAGGAGACCCTTCCCACGGGACCGTAA
- the wrbA gene encoding NAD(P)H:quinone oxidoreductase, with protein sequence MKTLVLYYSMYGHIHRMAQEAAEAARSIEGNEVSLARVPEILSGEVIEKMGARQTIDMQQDVPVIDRDEFGDYDCYIFGTPTRFGNMIGQMRMFFDSTGGLWAKGALVGKVGTVFASSNTQHGGQESTILSFHITLLHQGFVITGLPYSFQGQTRVDEVSGCSPYGASTIAGPDGGRTPSENELEGVRFQARHACEIAKKLRG encoded by the coding sequence ATGAAAACGCTCGTCCTGTACTACTCCATGTACGGCCACATCCACCGCATGGCCCAAGAAGCCGCCGAGGCCGCGCGGTCCATCGAAGGCAACGAGGTCAGCCTAGCCCGGGTGCCGGAAATCCTCTCCGGCGAGGTCATCGAAAAGATGGGCGCGCGGCAGACCATCGACATGCAACAGGACGTGCCGGTCATCGACCGAGACGAGTTCGGCGACTACGACTGCTACATCTTCGGCACGCCCACCCGCTTCGGCAACATGATCGGCCAGATGCGCATGTTCTTCGACTCCACCGGCGGCCTGTGGGCCAAAGGCGCGCTGGTGGGCAAGGTGGGCACCGTATTCGCCTCCTCCAACACCCAGCACGGCGGACAGGAATCAACCATCCTCTCCTTCCACATCACCCTGCTCCACCAGGGCTTCGTCATCACCGGCCTGCCGTACTCCTTCCAGGGACAGACCCGCGTCGACGAGGTCTCCGGCTGCTCCCCCTACGGAGCCTCCACCATCGCCGGACCGGACGGCGGCCGCACCCCATCGGAAAACGAACTGGAAGGCGTGCGCTTCCAGGCCCGCCACGCCTGCGAAATCGCCAAAAAACTGCGCGGCTGA
- a CDS encoding symporter small accessory protein, which produces MLGFAGLDVALAYWLCLVSAAVCVVYGVVHWNDRVDSDPFKMRKIILPKRARKGRDGDSAGGGAS; this is translated from the coding sequence ATGCTCGGATTCGCTGGGCTCGACGTGGCCCTGGCCTATTGGCTCTGTCTGGTTTCGGCCGCGGTGTGCGTGGTCTACGGGGTGGTTCACTGGAACGACCGCGTGGACAGCGACCCGTTTAAGATGCGCAAGATCATCCTGCCCAAGCGGGCCCGCAAAGGCCGTGACGGCGACTCCGCCGGGGGAGGCGCGTCGTGA